The Dethiosulfovibrio peptidovorans genome has a window encoding:
- a CDS encoding leucine--tRNA ligase: MDYDFRSIESKWQKYWDEHETFAVSEDPSIPREKRRYVLDMFPYPSGAGLHVGHPEGYTATDIHCRYLRMKGYAVLHPMGFDSFGLPAENYAIKTGTPPLETTEDNIERFREQIKSLGFSYDWGREVSTHMPEYYRWTQWIFLKMFEKGLAYEAETPINWCSSCKTGLANEEVKEGRCERCGTPAERKNLRQWILKITAYADRLLRDIDTVDWPEAIKAMQRNWIGRSTGADVTFPVEGQSQGLTVYTTRPDTLFGATYMVLAPEHPLVEAITTDKQRPAVEAYIRQASLKSDLERTELSKEKSGVFTGGYGINPVNGQRVPIWISDYILISYGTGAIMAVPAHDQRDWEFARAFDLPVIPVLDGGDVTKEAFIGDGPHINSQFLDGMGKDEAIAAMIAWLEERGAGTSAVNYKLRDWVFSRQRYWGEPIPLVHCPQCGVVPLPENQLPLLLPEVESYAPTGTGESPLAAIDEWVNTSCPRCGGPAKRETNTMPQWAGSCWYYLRYLDPHNDRAMVDQEKVDYWMPVDLYVGGAEHAVLHLLYARFWHKVLFDMGLVNTDEPFQCLVNQGMITSYAYQRPDTSLVPMDEVSEVGPDRFVEIATGAPLERVVAKMSKSLKNVINPDEIIRDYGADSMRMYEMFMGPLQTSKPWSTQGLIGVHRFLDRLWRLMDRPLVDGEPPEKLLRLLHKTIRKISEDTETLNFNTAIAQMMVFVNECFKEKTLYRALMEPFVLCLSPYAPHMVEELWERMGHEPCASLQPWPAYNPDLAEDQVITVPVQINGKLREKLEVAADISRKDLERLALENPGIVRRLDGKTLVKVIVVPGRLVNLVVS, translated from the coding sequence GTGGATTACGATTTTCGATCTATTGAGAGTAAGTGGCAGAAGTATTGGGACGAGCATGAGACGTTTGCTGTGTCTGAGGATCCGTCGATCCCCAGGGAAAAACGGCGATACGTGCTGGATATGTTCCCTTACCCATCAGGGGCGGGACTTCACGTAGGACACCCCGAGGGGTACACTGCGACGGACATCCACTGTCGGTATCTGCGGATGAAAGGCTACGCTGTGCTTCACCCCATGGGTTTCGATTCCTTCGGCCTTCCTGCTGAAAACTACGCCATCAAGACCGGGACTCCTCCTCTGGAAACGACTGAGGACAATATCGAACGGTTCCGTGAACAGATCAAATCCCTGGGCTTCTCCTACGACTGGGGACGAGAGGTCTCCACCCATATGCCCGAGTATTACCGATGGACCCAGTGGATCTTCCTGAAAATGTTCGAGAAAGGTTTGGCATACGAAGCCGAGACCCCCATAAACTGGTGTTCCTCCTGTAAGACGGGGCTTGCCAACGAGGAGGTCAAGGAAGGGCGATGTGAGCGGTGCGGCACGCCAGCGGAGCGAAAAAACCTCCGGCAGTGGATCCTTAAGATCACTGCCTATGCTGACCGCCTCCTTCGAGATATTGACACGGTGGATTGGCCCGAGGCCATCAAGGCCATGCAACGCAACTGGATTGGCCGGAGCACCGGTGCCGATGTCACCTTCCCGGTTGAGGGACAATCCCAGGGCCTGACGGTTTACACCACCAGACCGGATACCCTCTTTGGTGCTACCTACATGGTTTTGGCACCGGAGCATCCTTTGGTGGAGGCCATCACCACCGATAAGCAGCGTCCAGCTGTGGAGGCCTATATCCGTCAGGCTTCGCTCAAATCCGATCTGGAACGAACCGAGCTGAGCAAGGAAAAATCCGGTGTCTTCACCGGTGGGTACGGGATCAATCCGGTAAACGGACAGAGGGTCCCTATCTGGATTTCCGACTATATCCTGATTTCCTACGGTACCGGGGCCATCATGGCCGTTCCTGCCCATGATCAGCGGGACTGGGAGTTTGCTCGGGCCTTCGATTTGCCGGTGATCCCCGTTCTGGATGGTGGTGATGTGACCAAGGAGGCGTTTATTGGCGACGGCCCCCACATCAATTCCCAGTTTTTAGACGGCATGGGCAAGGACGAGGCTATCGCTGCCATGATCGCTTGGCTTGAGGAACGTGGAGCGGGAACATCGGCCGTAAATTACAAGCTTCGCGACTGGGTTTTCTCTCGGCAGAGATATTGGGGTGAGCCCATTCCCTTAGTTCATTGTCCCCAGTGCGGTGTGGTTCCCCTGCCTGAGAATCAGCTGCCTCTTCTGCTTCCAGAGGTGGAAAGCTACGCCCCTACAGGAACGGGGGAATCTCCTCTAGCGGCTATAGACGAATGGGTGAACACCTCCTGCCCTCGGTGTGGTGGTCCCGCCAAGCGTGAGACGAACACCATGCCCCAGTGGGCTGGCTCGTGCTGGTATTATCTTCGGTATCTGGATCCTCACAATGACCGTGCCATGGTCGATCAAGAGAAAGTGGACTACTGGATGCCTGTGGATCTCTACGTAGGAGGGGCAGAACATGCGGTACTCCACCTCCTTTATGCTCGCTTCTGGCATAAAGTTCTTTTCGATATGGGGCTGGTGAACACGGACGAACCCTTCCAGTGTCTGGTGAACCAGGGTATGATCACCTCCTATGCCTATCAAAGGCCCGATACGTCTCTTGTGCCTATGGATGAGGTCTCCGAAGTCGGACCGGACCGGTTCGTCGAGATCGCGACGGGAGCGCCTCTGGAGCGGGTCGTCGCCAAAATGTCCAAATCCCTGAAAAACGTCATCAACCCCGATGAGATCATCCGAGACTATGGCGCCGACTCCATGCGAATGTATGAGATGTTCATGGGGCCCCTGCAGACCTCCAAGCCCTGGTCCACCCAGGGGCTTATCGGTGTTCACCGGTTTTTAGATCGACTGTGGCGTCTTATGGATCGACCTCTGGTCGATGGCGAGCCTCCAGAGAAGCTTCTTCGGCTTCTTCACAAGACTATACGGAAAATCTCCGAGGACACGGAGACCCTGAACTTTAACACGGCCATCGCTCAGATGATGGTCTTTGTGAACGAATGTTTTAAGGAAAAGACACTTTATCGGGCTCTCATGGAGCCCTTCGTCCTCTGCCTCTCTCCCTATGCTCCCCATATGGTCGAGGAGCTGTGGGAACGGATGGGGCACGAGCCCTGTGCCTCTCTGCAGCCCTGGCCTGCCTACAATCCCGATCTGGCCGAGGACCAGGTTATAACCGTACCTGTCCAGATTAACGGCAAGCTTCGGGAAAAGCTCGAAGTAGCGGCAGACATCTCCCGGAAGGATCTGGAACGATTGGCTCTGGAAAACCCGGGTATCGTCAGACGTCTGGACGGAAAAACTCTTGTCAAGGTCATCGTGGTTCCTGGTCGGTTGGTAAACCTGGTGGTTTCCTGA
- a CDS encoding 30S ribosomal protein S20 — translation MPNKQSAKRRVRTSEKNRLYNRYWKSRCKTAAKRVLQSIADGDTDLAVKRLDMAQSVLDKAVVKGVIHKNTAARRKSRLAAKVKILTTPQA, via the coding sequence ATGCCCAACAAGCAGTCCGCAAAAAGACGGGTACGAACGTCAGAGAAGAACCGGCTGTATAACCGCTACTGGAAGAGTCGGTGCAAGACCGCCGCGAAAAGGGTGCTCCAGTCCATCGCCGACGGTGACACTGATCTGGCCGTCAAGAGGCTTGATATGGCCCAGTCGGTTCTGGACAAGGCCGTCGTCAAGGGAGTTATTCACAAGAACACCGCCGCCCGGCGTAAGTCCCGTCTGGCCGCCAAGGTCAAGATCCTGACCACGCCTCAGGCGTAA